A genome region from Pseudomonas sp. N3-W includes the following:
- a CDS encoding MFS transporter yields MSQELRLIRRITLKLIPFLILLYLIAYVDRSAVGFAKLHMGADIGIGDAAYGLGAGLFFIGYFLLEIPSNLMLERFGARRWFARIMITWGAITIGMAFVQGPHSFYVMRLLLGTAEAGFFPGVLYYITQWFPVRHRGKILGLFILSQPIAMMITGPVSGGLLGMDGTLGLHGWQWLFIVIGTPAILLTWPVLRYLPDGPQQVKWLDQAEKDWLAGELQKDLAEYGQTRHGNPLHALKDTRVLLLALFYLPVTLSIYGLGLWLPTLIKQFGGSDLATGFVSAVPYLFGIIGLLIVPRSSDRLNDRYGHLAGLYVLGAIGLFLSAWLSVPLLQLAALCLVAFALFSCTAVFWTLPGRFFAGASAAAGIALINSVGNLGGYIGPFVIGALKEYTGNLASGLYFLSGVMVFGLLLTGVVYRLLERRHVLPVEQFAASARGATRT; encoded by the coding sequence ATGAGCCAGGAACTGCGGCTGATTCGCCGCATCACGCTGAAACTGATTCCTTTCCTGATCCTGCTGTACCTGATCGCCTATGTGGATCGCTCCGCCGTTGGCTTCGCCAAGCTGCACATGGGAGCGGACATCGGTATCGGTGATGCGGCCTATGGCCTCGGCGCCGGGCTGTTTTTCATCGGCTATTTCCTGCTGGAAATCCCCAGTAACCTGATGCTCGAACGCTTCGGTGCCCGGCGCTGGTTTGCGCGGATCATGATCACCTGGGGCGCGATCACCATCGGCATGGCGTTCGTCCAGGGGCCGCACAGTTTCTATGTGATGCGCTTGTTGCTCGGCACCGCCGAAGCGGGCTTCTTCCCCGGCGTTCTGTACTACATCACCCAGTGGTTCCCGGTGCGCCATCGCGGCAAGATCCTCGGCCTGTTCATTCTGTCGCAACCCATCGCAATGATGATCACCGGTCCGGTTTCAGGCGGTTTGCTGGGCATGGACGGCACGCTGGGGCTGCATGGCTGGCAGTGGCTGTTCATCGTCATCGGCACACCGGCAATCCTGCTGACCTGGCCTGTGCTGCGCTACCTGCCCGACGGCCCGCAACAGGTGAAATGGCTGGACCAGGCTGAGAAGGACTGGCTGGCCGGCGAGCTGCAAAAAGACCTCGCCGAATACGGCCAGACCCGCCACGGCAACCCGTTGCATGCACTCAAGGACACGCGCGTGTTGCTGCTGGCGCTGTTCTATCTGCCGGTAACCTTGAGCATCTATGGCCTTGGTCTGTGGTTGCCGACGCTGATTAAACAGTTTGGCGGCAGCGACCTGGCGACCGGGTTCGTGTCGGCGGTGCCCTACCTGTTCGGGATCATCGGCCTGTTGATCGTGCCGCGCAGCTCCGACCGCCTGAATGACCGCTATGGTCATCTGGCAGGGCTTTACGTGCTGGGTGCCATCGGCCTGTTTCTCAGCGCCTGGCTGTCGGTGCCGCTGCTGCAACTGGCGGCGTTGTGTCTGGTGGCGTTCGCGCTGTTTTCCTGCACGGCGGTGTTCTGGACCTTGCCGGGGCGTTTTTTTGCCGGTGCCAGCGCGGCGGCGGGGATCGCCTTGATCAACTCGGTGGGCAACCTCGGCGGGTATATCGGGCCGTTCGTGATCGGCGCGCTCAAGGAATACACCGGCAACCTGGCTTCGGGGTTGTACTTTCTGTCGGGGGTGATGGTGTTCGGGCTGCTGCTGACCGGTGTGGTGTATCGGCTGCTGGAGCGTCGGCATGTGCTGCCGGTGGAGCAGTTTGCGGCGAGTGCCCGAGGTGCGACCCGGACTTGA
- a CDS encoding IlvD/Edd family dehydratase, with product MSDKKPTLRSAQWFGTADKNGFMYRSWMKNQGIADHQFHGKPIIGICNTWSELTPCNAHFRQIAEHVKRGVIEAGGFPVEFPVFSNGESNLRPTAMLTRNLASMDVEEAIRGNPIDGVVLLTGCDKTTPALLMGAASCDVPAIVVTGGPMLNGKHKGQDIGSGTVVWQLSEQVKAGTITLDDFLAAEGGMSRSAGTCNTMGTASTMACMAEALGTSLPHNAAIPAVDSRRYVLAHMSGMRAVEMVREDLKLSKILTKQAFENAIRVNAAIGGSTNAVIHLKAIAGRIGVELDLDDWTRIGRGMPTIVDLQPSGRFLMEEFYYAGGLPAVLRRLGEANLIPHPNALTVNGKTLGENTKDAPIYGQDEVIRTLDNPIRADGGICVLRGNLAPLGAVLKPSAASAELMQHRGRAVVFENFDLYKARINDPELDVDANSILVMKNCGPKGYPGMAEVGNMGLPAKLLAEGVTDMVRISDARMSGTAYGTVVLHVAPEAAAGGPLAVVKEGDWIELDCANGRLHLDIPDAELAARMAELQPPQQLLVGGYRQLYIEHVLQADQGCDFDFLVGCRGAEVPRHSH from the coding sequence ATGTCTGATAAAAAGCCCACCCTGCGCTCCGCCCAATGGTTTGGCACCGCCGACAAGAACGGCTTCATGTACCGCAGCTGGATGAAAAATCAGGGCATCGCCGACCATCAGTTCCATGGCAAACCGATCATCGGCATCTGCAACACCTGGTCGGAACTGACCCCGTGCAACGCGCATTTCCGCCAGATTGCCGAGCACGTCAAACGCGGGGTGATCGAGGCTGGGGGCTTCCCGGTGGAGTTCCCGGTGTTCTCCAATGGCGAATCGAACCTGCGCCCTACCGCCATGCTCACCCGCAACCTGGCGAGCATGGACGTTGAAGAGGCCATTCGTGGCAACCCGATTGACGGCGTGGTGCTGCTGACCGGCTGCGACAAGACCACCCCGGCGTTGCTGATGGGCGCGGCCAGTTGCGACGTGCCGGCCATCGTCGTCACAGGCGGGCCGATGCTCAATGGCAAGCACAAGGGACAGGACATCGGCTCGGGCACGGTGGTATGGCAACTCAGCGAGCAAGTGAAGGCAGGGACGATCACCCTCGATGACTTCCTCGCCGCCGAGGGCGGCATGTCGCGCTCGGCCGGCACCTGCAACACCATGGGCACTGCCTCGACGATGGCCTGCATGGCCGAAGCGCTGGGCACTTCCCTGCCCCACAACGCGGCGATTCCGGCGGTGGATTCGCGGCGTTATGTGTTGGCGCACATGTCCGGCATGCGCGCGGTGGAGATGGTGCGCGAGGATCTGAAGCTGTCGAAGATCCTCACCAAACAAGCCTTTGAAAACGCGATCCGCGTCAACGCCGCCATCGGTGGCTCGACCAACGCGGTGATTCACCTCAAAGCCATCGCCGGGCGCATTGGCGTCGAGCTTGACCTGGATGACTGGACCCGTATCGGGCGCGGTATGCCGACCATCGTCGACCTGCAACCGTCCGGGCGTTTTCTGATGGAAGAGTTCTACTACGCCGGTGGTTTGCCAGCGGTGCTGCGTCGCCTCGGCGAAGCCAATCTGATTCCCCATCCAAACGCCCTGACCGTCAATGGCAAGACCCTCGGCGAGAACACCAAAGACGCGCCGATCTATGGCCAGGACGAAGTGATCCGCACCCTCGATAACCCGATCCGTGCAGACGGTGGCATTTGCGTACTGCGCGGCAACCTCGCGCCGCTGGGCGCCGTGCTCAAGCCGTCCGCCGCCAGCGCCGAGCTGATGCAGCATCGCGGGCGAGCGGTGGTGTTCGAGAACTTCGATCTGTACAAGGCGCGGATCAACGACCCGGAACTGGACGTGGATGCCAACTCGATTCTGGTCATGAAAAACTGCGGCCCCAAGGGTTATCCGGGCATGGCCGAAGTCGGCAACATGGGCCTGCCGGCCAAACTGCTGGCCGAGGGCGTGACCGACATGGTGCGTATTTCCGATGCGCGCATGAGCGGCACGGCGTATGGCACCGTGGTGCTGCACGTCGCACCGGAAGCCGCAGCCGGCGGGCCGTTGGCGGTGGTGAAGGAAGGCGACTGGATCGAGCTGGACTGCGCCAACGGGCGTCTGCACCTGGACATTCCGGACGCGGAACTGGCGGCGCGGATGGCCGAGCTGCAACCGCCGCAACAACTGTTGGTGGGCGGCTATCGCCAGTTGTACATCGAACATGTGCTGCAGGCGGATCAGGGGTGTGACTTTGACTTTTTGGTGGGTTGCCGAGGGGCTGAAGTACCGCGCCACTCCCACTGA